AGATCTTAACTTCAAAATTGGATTACGATTTTACCCCTttactaaatttaaatattattaaaaaactaattaataaaatattaaataataattttatattaatccAATATATTTCTAGATAGAATTAATTCACGAAATATCTAATTTGTTTTCATTCTAAAATGGAGTTTGGTAGATGAAAGTGTTTCGTAACAATAAAAGACAGTAAATTATATcctttaaaaactgaaatattcTTTAACAATAAAGGACAAAAATGTCCTTTGAATTACCATACATCTTAATATGGTACACATATTTAGATTTTAGTCGAAAACTTTACATATCCCAACTTTAACCAATTTAATTCTCATAGATGTTATGTACATATATCATCAATTTTTAAATGACTTTTATAATTCTTGACTGTTATACATACcaaaaaattgttttcaaaattatatattaatgtatACACTTAGTTATTCCAATATATAATTGTTGATGGATGATTATTGGTGTATGTAATTACATTGCTCATCACAGTCACCTTATGTTAATGCATACATTTAGTTATTCTAATGTATAATTGTTGATGGATGATTGTTGATGAATGTAATTGCTCATCACATATGCAATTAAAAAGCGGTAAATCTATTTATGCTTTTGTTAGTTATTGGGAAGTTCCTCCATTCATTagctattttattgtttttagtcTACTCTATTTCATCTTATTTTCGAATATTTGTAGGATGAACATAATGTACATCAGAAGTTGtataatttattgtgatgctaTAATAATGTAATGGATATTGATAAGTTTTTATATATTCTCTTCAAACATTAGGTGAGATCTTCACAACTAATAACTCATGTGAAATTTACAATTTCTTAAAACTATTTGATATGATTGTCAGATTGTCCATTTGATGTTAAGATTTAATTTGGTGTTACATTCTTCtcttttgattaattaattttatgaataactATTTATACATATTGTAAATGTATTTAAATCattaacaaatatttatactaaGTAGCGTGCAATACACGTATATTTTCTATTCTGaagttcaatttttaaaaaatatataaaaatcttGTAGTAATTAGGAGGGACAAATGTACAACACGTTCTCAAAAACtagtaaaagaaaataaggcATTAATGTGATCACACCAAATCAATCAACAATTTGTTCTTAACTAACATGATTTCACCTATGAtacaatcaaaacaaattatatttaaactaacaatacacTACAAAATAGATAGGTAACAAGCCGGTAAACAACGAGCTAAAATACTCAAAACGATCACCAAATTGATGCTCATGTCAGGTATTGCTGCCATTCAACCCTGCAATGCCCAAATGACACAATACTCGTCTCAACCAACCAAACAAGATTCACTGCAGACTGCAGTGGATAAAAGGGCAGGCCATTTTTATTCACagaagagaagaaaagttcCAAATTCTACTTACTGATCCGCTTTCTCTCTTTTGCTCTTGCTTGACACATACCACACAACCGGGGAATATTGTTTGGTACCAATATCCTTTATAAGACCAGCATAAACATAGACTAGTTTGAGATTGAAGAAAATCATATTCCATGCAAATCTCTATCAAATTATGCACCACCATGCTCATCATATGACAACTCATGTAAGTCGATTAGTAGGTGAAGACCACAATTTTCGCTCAATCACCAATAGTCCCCACATGAGCATGAGCCATCCTTGAAATGGTGAAATCTCTTTGCATCTCTGACTACAATTTCCCTATTAACAATCTTGGAGATTAGCTTAATTGTTGTATGACAGTCTCCGCATATCCTTAGATTCTTAATCACCTGAATGGTACTACCAGGTACAGAATTCATGACCCCAAAAGCAACAGCAAGCTTCTCACTATGAACTCGCAATGTCAGTCCTTTCTCTTCATCCTCAACATCATGAAGATCAGATGTCATGTTGGGTGCATACCCAGCCATCTGCAGCTTTACAGATAACTCTTCCAAATAAGCATAAACCTTCTCATGTTGCGGGTGTTCTCTATCACCAACCAGAAATACATGAACCCTGCCTTTGAGTTCAAGCAGGCTGAACCCAGGAGGTTTACTTAATCCACGATTTTTCATAAGTATCCTCATCTTCTCTACATCTTCCCACCTTCCAGCATCGGCATATATGTTTGAGAGCAAAACATAATACCCAGAGTTTGTTGGGTCTAACTCAAACAAGTTACTAGCAGAAATCTCCCCAAGCTCGACATTCTTGTGCATCCTGCATGCAGCTAGAAGAGAACCCCAAATGACAAAGTCAGGCGTCACCTTCATTTCTTTTAGCAAATTATATGCCTTGGTAAGGAAACCAGCACGTCCAAGAAGATCAACCATACAAGCATAATGCTCCACTCCTGGTTGTATGCAAAATCTAGGTTCCATAGCCTTAAACCAAGACCATCCTTCATCCAGCAACCCAGCGTGGCTACAAGCTGCTAGGACAGAGACAAAAGTAATGTAGTTTGGTTTTACCCCAGCTGAGTTCATCTCGTAAAATACTTGAAGGGCTTCCTTAGCTCTCCCGTGCATTCCATAACCTGCAATCAAGGCAGACCATGATTTCACATTCTTTTCCTTCATTCTATTGAAGGCATTCCTTGCCATCCTTAATCTCCCACATTTGCAGTACATGTCAATCATGGATGTGCTCACATATACGTTATCCTCTAGGTTCATCTTTATAACCTAAAGAGACCAAAGTCAATTATACAACAGGAAACATCAATACAGTTGAAAATAGGGAGTCAGAAAGAATGCAGCATTTGTGAAAGTGATTAGTCCTTGAAGTACCTGATCATGTATGCACTTGCCAGCCTGAAGAGCTCCTGAATGAGCACAAGCCAACAGCAAAGCTGACAAGGTGACAGCATTGTAGTCAACCTCTCTATCCCATGCCAGGGAACGAAAAATTTCCATTGCCTGAGCTGAAAGTCCGTGCTGGGCATAAACTGCAATCATAGAATTCCATGAAATGATGTCCTTGTCAGGCATAATGTCGAACATCTTCCGAGACAAATCAACCTCACCACATTTAGCGTAGGCATCAATGAATGTATTACCAACTCCCACGTCTTCATTGAATCCCCTTTTGGTGACAAAGCCATGTAGCCCTTGGGTAAGGGTCTTCCCTGAAAGACGAGAACAAGCGGAGAGCACGGAAACCATGGCAACTGAGTCAAGAAAAACTACTTCTCCTGCCTGATCTGCCAATAGCTCTTTGAAAAGCAAGATTGCTTCATGAGGGAGGTCATTTTGGACGTAGCCAGTTATCATGGAGGTCCATGAAACAACATTCTTTTGAGGAATTTGATCAAACAGCTTTCTTGCATCAGCAAGTTGGCCACATTTGGAGTACATATCAATGAGGGCGGAGGATACAAAAAGGTCGGTGTCATAACCAAAGATGAGAGCTTGTTGGTGGGTCTGCTTACCGGAAGTAAGATCGAAAAGGGAGGAACAGGATTTGACGGCGCATGGGAAGGTAGAACGGTTAGGTTTGAGAGAGAGCTTTCGCATGGAAGAGAAAGCTCGAAGGGCTTCGATGGCGTCACCGCTCCGAGCCAAGTCCGCAATGATAGAGTTCCACGAGAACACATCAGATTTGTCTAAGTATCTATTGAAGAAGGTGGCGACGTTGGGATTTGTAGAGAAGTAGGAGAGTGAACCCAAATTAGTCTTCTTCATTCAGTCATTCACGGGCAGGCCCAGATTTTAGTGATATCTCTCCCAACCTTTAAAAAGCCATTACTAGTAAGTAAATAGGAAAAGAAAGCGCGACCAAAGtcagcttcttctttttttttaagtaataatAAACCCACAACACAAGTGCCCTacaatatcaaaaatttaaaattctacaaACTGAAATAATAATCCACAGCCGTGGTTCTCCAATTCAGTATCAGCATGCAATTGTACAAGTAGGAAAAGAAATTGAGAATGTATAACCCCCCGAGATCTGAATCTAATTGTAGAATACACATCCCgtgaattcttgaaaatttcTCAGTGATCTCAGCTATTGAATGGAATAATTTACTAGAAAAGCCTAAGATGTGCAGTATCGTTCATTCTCTTGATCTGCCATCCCATTTTCCAGGAATGTTGTAGCACTGTCACTGAAGAATCATCTATGCAAATCTTACTTGACATCATTGAACTGCAGCCAAGAAGGCCAGTAAGAAGACACTTTATTGGGATTGAATGCGTGAAAATACCAATGCATTGAGAAACATTAGTACTGATTTGCACATTTAAATCTCGGATGGAGTTAGGATTAATGGGTTCTCGTGGTGACATCTCGTCATCAGCCTCATGATCCCCAGTAGTTGTCACGATCTGAAGCCTACTCTTTCCAGACTTCTTCCTCGAAAGTCCTTGTCGATTCCTGTGGTGCAAATCCCAATGGGATGACGAGAAAGAGGGCGGCCCATCTCGGTCATGAACTGAATTGACAAGTGGATGAGAACCACGGTTTGAGAAGCCCTGGTTCTCACTCTGATCAGGTGGAGAGAAAT
The Solanum stenotomum isolate F172 chromosome 12, ASM1918654v1, whole genome shotgun sequence DNA segment above includes these coding regions:
- the LOC125847839 gene encoding pentatricopeptide repeat-containing protein At3g26782, mitochondrial, producing the protein MKKTNLGSLSYFSTNPNVATFFNRYLDKSDVFSWNSIIADLARSGDAIEALRAFSSMRKLSLKPNRSTFPCAVKSCSSLFDLTSGKQTHQQALIFGYDTDLFVSSALIDMYSKCGQLADARKLFDQIPQKNVVSWTSMITGYVQNDLPHEAILLFKELLADQAGEVVFLDSVAMVSVLSACSRLSGKTLTQGLHGFVTKRGFNEDVGVGNTFIDAYAKCGEVDLSRKMFDIMPDKDIISWNSMIAVYAQHGLSAQAMEIFRSLAWDREVDYNAVTLSALLLACAHSGALQAGKCIHDQVIKMNLEDNVYVSTSMIDMYCKCGRLRMARNAFNRMKEKNVKSWSALIAGYGMHGRAKEALQVFYEMNSAGVKPNYITFVSVLAACSHAGLLDEGWSWFKAMEPRFCIQPGVEHYACMVDLLGRAGFLTKAYNLLKEMKVTPDFVIWGSLLAACRMHKNVELGEISASNLFELDPTNSGYYVLLSNIYADAGRWEDVEKMRILMKNRGLSKPPGFSLLELKGRVHVFLVGDREHPQHEKVYAYLEELSVKLQMAGYAPNMTSDLHDVEDEEKGLTLRVHSEKLAVAFGVMNSVPGSTIQVIKNLRICGDCHTTIKLISKIVNREIVVRDAKRFHHFKDGSCSCGDYW